A stretch of DNA from Thermithiobacillus plumbiphilus:
GGCAGTCAGGACGGGTCGCCCGATCGACCTGGTGGACCTGCGCGCCATCGGCGAACCCTTGCTGGGGCAGATCCTCCGGCACGGGAAAAGACTTCTGGGCAGCGATACCCAATACGCCAATCTGATCCGCAGGCATCTGTTCGATCAGGCGGATTATCTGCCCTACCGCGACCGGATCCTTGCTGAAAGGAGGCGGGCGTGGATCGGGAAGTGATCGATCAGAAACTCGAATCCTTGCGCCGCTGCCTGCAACGTGTCGCGGATAAATGTCCTCCTGATCCAGAGACGCTGGAGCGAGACCTCGATCTCCAGGACATCATCGCGCTGAATCTCAGCCGGGCAGTGCAGCTATCCGTCGACATCGGAACACACATCATCGCTGGCATGGAAGTGCCGCCACCCGACACCATGGGTCAAACCTTCGATATCCTGGCCCAGGCTGGCGTCATTCATGACGATCTGGCAATGCGGCTGAAAAAATCCGTGGGTTTTCGCAACATAGCCGTGCATAACTATGAAAAGATCGACTGGGCTATCGTTCATGCCATCGCCCGTCATCATCTTGCGGATTTTACCGAATTCGCCAGGGCGATTGGTTCTCGGCTGAGATGACGTCGCTTGGTGATCAGGACTGGGCCGGGCTGTCCATATTCTCCAGCATCTCCCCAAACTGCAGCGCCGCCAAACGCGCATACAGATCATCCTGACGAATCAGCTCCTCATGCCGGCCAATCGCCCGGATGCGCCCCTGATCCAGCACCACGATACGATCAGCATGACGCACCGTGGCCAGCCGATGCGCTATCACCAACGTGGTGCGATGCCGGCTCGCAGTTTCCAGCGCAAGCTGAATCGCCCGCTCGTTCTCCGCGTCCAGGGCGCTGGTCGCCTCATCCAGCAGCAGCACGCGCGGCTGGCGCAGCAGTGCCCGGGCAATGGCCAGGCGCTGCTTCTGCCCACCCGACAGCGTGATGCCCTTCTCGCCCAAAGGCGTGCTCAGCCCCTGCGGCAGGGCCTCCAGAAACCCCAGGGCCTGGGCATCGGCGGCGGCCTGGCGCACCTCCGCGTCATCCGCATCAGGCCGACCGATACGAATGTTCTCCCAGGCATTGCCGGTGAAGATGATCGGTTCCTGTGGCACCAGCGCAAACAGCGCGCGCAGGTCCTGTAGACGCAGGCGCTGGATCGGCACGCCGTCGATCAGGATCTGGCCGCTCTCGGGATCATAAAAGCGCAGCAGGAGCTGAAAGATGGTGGATTTGCCCGCCCCCGAGGGCCCAACCAGCGCATAGCGGGCGCCGGCCGGAATCTCCAGGTCAAGCGCATCCAGCGCCGGGCGCTCCGGACGCAAGGGGTAACGAAAAGTGACCCGCTCCAGCCGCAAGGCCCCCTGGCCGGGCGGCACCGGCAGGGGCTCGGCAGGCTCGCTCACCGCGCTGTGCTCATCGAGCAGCTCAAACAGCCGCTCACCGGCCCCCGAGGCCTGCTGCAGGCTGCCCCAGACCTCGCCCAGGCTCGCCACCGCAAGAGTCGCGAAAAAGGCATACATCAGAAAGGCGGTCAGTGCCCCCGCGCTCAGCTCGCCGCGCAGCACCGCCCCGCCGCCCACCCAGATCACCAGCGCAAGCGCCCCGAATACCGTCAGGCCAACCACCGCCATGGCCGCCGTTCGCGCGGCAATGCGTCGCGCCGTAGTGGCGAGGCTCGCATCAACCACCCCGTCATAACGGCTGCGGATACTCTCCTGCTGATTGTAGGCCTGCACCGTGCGGATGCCGTTCAGCGATTCCTCCACCAGCGCCCCAAGGTCGGCCAGCCGATCCTGCACCGCGCGGCTCAGGCGTCGCACCACACGCCCCACCGTGCGCGCGCTCAAGACGATCACCGGCACCACCAGCAGCGCGATCCCGGTCAGGCGGGGGCTGGTAAACGCCATCATCGCCAGTGCGCCAATCAGGGTCACGCTGCTGCGCAAGGCCACGGAAAGCGTCGAACTCACCGCCGACTCCAGCAGGGTCACATCGCTGCTCAGGCGGGTGATCACCTCACCGGTGCGCTGGGTCTCGAAAAAGGCCGGCGACAGCTCCAGCACCTGACCAAACACGCTGCGGCGCAGATCGGCAATCACCCGCTCGCCGGTCCAGGTGATCAGCGCATAACGCGCCGCGCTCGCCAGGCTCATCAGCGTCCCGATGCCAAGGATCAGCAGGGCAGCGCGATGCAGGGCCTGCGGGCTATTGAGGGCATTGTCCACCAGCCAGCCCACCCCGCGCGGCAGCAGCAGCGTGGCGCCGGCGGCAATGAGCATGGCCGTGAGAAAGCCCGCCACCTTGCCCCAGTGCGGGCGCAGGAAGGGCAGCAGGCGCAGTAAAACGCTGAATCTTTTGGAGGGCGGGCGCACGGGTCTGGGCATCCCGGCATCTTAACAGAGCGGCACTGCCCCGGCAGCAGGCGGATGGCTTTGGTTCCGGGTGCATCCTGGATTTGGCCTATCAATACCCTGCTTCTTTTACTCGTGGCACGCGGGCAGTTCTGTTTCAGCCTCCGAGCCCCAGGCGCGAAGCCACTGGCGTGTTTCCTCGCCGGTCAGGTGTCGCCCGGTTTCCTGATATTCCGTCCAGGCTGCCAAGGCTTCCTGTCTGAAGTTCTCACGGGCCTCCACACGCTCGACGTACTGCTGGATCGCTTCGCGCAT
This window harbors:
- a CDS encoding ABC transporter transmembrane domain-containing protein is translated as MPRPVRPPSKRFSVLLRLLPFLRPHWGKVAGFLTAMLIAAGATLLLPRGVGWLVDNALNSPQALHRAALLILGIGTLMSLASAARYALITWTGERVIADLRRSVFGQVLELSPAFFETQRTGEVITRLSSDVTLLESAVSSTLSVALRSSVTLIGALAMMAFTSPRLTGIALLVVPVIVLSARTVGRVVRRLSRAVQDRLADLGALVEESLNGIRTVQAYNQQESIRSRYDGVVDASLATTARRIAARTAAMAVVGLTVFGALALVIWVGGGAVLRGELSAGALTAFLMYAFFATLAVASLGEVWGSLQQASGAGERLFELLDEHSAVSEPAEPLPVPPGQGALRLERVTFRYPLRPERPALDALDLEIPAGARYALVGPSGAGKSTIFQLLLRFYDPESGQILIDGVPIQRLRLQDLRALFALVPQEPIIFTGNAWENIRIGRPDADDAEVRQAAADAQALGFLEALPQGLSTPLGEKGITLSGGQKQRLAIARALLRQPRVLLLDEATSALDAENERAIQLALETASRHRTTLVIAHRLATVRHADRIVVLDQGRIRAIGRHEELIRQDDLYARLAALQFGEMLENMDSPAQS
- the mntA gene encoding type VII toxin-antitoxin system MntA family adenylyltransferase antitoxin, translated to MRAGQINGSKQDLSLEQNVLAAIRIQPEIGLVILFGSLARGQAHAQSDLDLAVDAGRPLTASEKMDLINELAVRTGRPIDLVDLRAIGEPLLGQILRHGKRLLGSDTQYANLIRRHLFDQADYLPYRDRILAERRRAWIGK
- the hepT gene encoding type VII toxin-antitoxin system HepT family RNase toxin; protein product: MDREVIDQKLESLRRCLQRVADKCPPDPETLERDLDLQDIIALNLSRAVQLSVDIGTHIIAGMEVPPPDTMGQTFDILAQAGVIHDDLAMRLKKSVGFRNIAVHNYEKIDWAIVHAIARHHLADFTEFARAIGSRLR
- a CDS encoding CopG family ribbon-helix-helix protein; translation: MATSIKLDEDLKNRVQQLASQRRRSAHWLMREAIQQYVERVEARENFRQEALAAWTEYQETGRHLTGEETRQWLRAWGSEAETELPACHE